One window of Bacillus sp. THAF10 genomic DNA carries:
- a CDS encoding YjzC family protein: protein MGQNQQFKAGQKAPNNGIYLEIGETGSGVKNPQKIHMKAGDTFPENSNHNRLWAKKRRP, encoded by the coding sequence ATGGGCCAGAATCAGCAATTTAAAGCTGGACAAAAAGCACCTAACAACGGTATTTATTTGGAAATTGGGGAAACCGGAAGCGGCGTGAAAAACCCGCAAAAGATTCACATGAAAGCGGGCGACACTTTCCCGGAAAACTCCAACCATAACCGTTTATGGGCCAAAAAGCGACGTCCATAA
- a CDS encoding metal-sulfur cluster assembly factor: protein MQEALKDKIMEQLEEVEDPELGVDIVNLGLVYEVDIDDSKNVEVTMTLTSIGCPLAGEIVEDVKKKLAPLEEVNDVHVNITFNPPWSKDRMSRLAKIALNVTD from the coding sequence ATGCAGGAAGCACTCAAGGATAAAATAATGGAACAATTAGAGGAAGTAGAGGACCCAGAGCTTGGTGTCGACATTGTAAACCTCGGATTGGTATATGAGGTGGATATAGACGATTCAAAAAATGTGGAAGTAACGATGACACTCACTTCCATCGGCTGCCCACTTGCAGGAGAAATTGTGGAGGATGTAAAAAAGAAGCTTGCTCCACTTGAGGAAGTTAACGATGTTCATGTGAATATTACTTTTAATCCGCCTTGGAGCAAGGATCGGATGTCAAGACTCGCCAAAATTGCCTTAAATGTAACAGACTAA
- a CDS encoding Cof-type HAD-IIB family hydrolase: protein MEKHLIAVDLDGTLLTDDKRISKRNKTALTKAMEQGHEVVIATGRPYRASIMYYEELNLNTPIVNFNGAFVHFPGNDEWGIYHEPLSIETVKEIIEVSEKYHIHNILAEVMDDVYFHFHDEKLLDIFGFGNPKIETGDLRNVLKKDPTCILIHASEEEVPKIRKYLSEVHAEVIDHRRWAAPWHVIELVRTGMNKAVGLQRVAKHFGISQQNIIAFGDEDNDYEMIEYAGTGVAMGNAIHGLKEKANEITLSNEEDGIAVFLEKKLNL, encoded by the coding sequence GTGGAGAAGCATCTGATAGCAGTAGATTTAGACGGGACATTATTAACAGATGATAAAAGAATTTCCAAACGCAACAAAACAGCTTTAACGAAAGCAATGGAGCAAGGACATGAGGTTGTTATTGCAACAGGCAGACCATATCGAGCAAGTATCATGTACTACGAAGAATTGAATCTGAACACTCCTATTGTGAACTTCAATGGGGCCTTTGTTCATTTTCCTGGCAATGATGAGTGGGGTATTTACCACGAACCACTCTCTATTGAAACCGTGAAGGAAATCATTGAAGTGAGTGAAAAATACCACATTCATAACATTTTGGCTGAAGTAATGGATGATGTGTATTTTCATTTCCATGACGAGAAATTATTAGATATTTTCGGGTTTGGCAATCCAAAAATTGAAACAGGCGACTTAAGAAACGTACTAAAAAAAGATCCAACCTGTATTTTAATTCATGCTAGTGAAGAAGAAGTGCCTAAAATTCGCAAATACTTATCGGAAGTTCATGCAGAAGTGATTGATCATAGACGCTGGGCTGCTCCGTGGCATGTTATTGAATTAGTGCGCACAGGGATGAACAAAGCAGTTGGTTTGCAAAGAGTTGCCAAGCATTTTGGCATTTCACAGCAAAATATCATTGCATTTGGTGATGAGGACAATGATTACGAAATGATTGAATATGCAGGTACTGGTGTTGCGATGGGGAATGCCATCCATGGTCTAAAAGAGAAGGCGAATGAAATTACCCTTTCAAACGAAGAGGACGGTATTGCCGTATTTTTAGAAAAGAAGCTGAATCTGTAA
- a CDS encoding DUF3813 domain-containing protein, protein MGNQLFQAARDAVRNVLNGREHSSSEHNEHSMSIAKNALSSAYANSSEAEKAQLHELQEELFSNNQKKH, encoded by the coding sequence ATGGGAAATCAGTTATTTCAAGCTGCCCGTGATGCTGTGCGTAATGTTCTGAATGGACGGGAACATAGTTCTTCAGAGCATAATGAACATTCGATGAGCATTGCTAAAAACGCATTATCCTCTGCTTATGCAAATTCCTCTGAAGCTGAAAAAGCACAGCTTCATGAATTGCAAGAAGAACTTTTCAGCAATAACCAAAAAAAGCACTAA
- a CDS encoding alpha/beta fold hydrolase: MINVEKQSTGAVSFLHICQADSFSEKKPTVIFIHGFQSVKENNLHYAYLLAEKGFRVILPDCIYHGDRDSGLNSEGMMQAFWEIVIQTIHEIQVLKDYLDARGLAEDVGVAGTSMGGIVTFGALKRYPWIKAAVSLMGCPSYQEFAQWKIDKVVETGFVLPFSPEQVKGYITKLEPYDLAVEAHLLDERPLLCWHGKQDNEVPIDPLLTFVNQIKGYYKNVPEHLKVMVDDYADHKVSRDGVLAAVNWFAMHLKQEKKERYHAGSTQG, encoded by the coding sequence ATGATCAATGTAGAGAAGCAAAGCACTGGTGCGGTTTCTTTTTTACATATCTGTCAGGCAGATTCCTTTTCAGAAAAGAAACCAACCGTTATCTTTATACATGGGTTCCAAAGTGTAAAAGAAAATAATTTACATTATGCTTACCTCCTTGCTGAAAAAGGGTTCCGTGTGATTTTGCCGGACTGCATTTATCATGGGGACCGTGATAGTGGATTGAATAGCGAAGGAATGATGCAGGCTTTTTGGGAAATCGTCATTCAAACTATTCATGAAATACAAGTACTAAAAGACTACCTTGATGCGAGGGGATTAGCAGAAGATGTTGGGGTAGCTGGGACTTCAATGGGGGGAATAGTCACTTTTGGTGCATTAAAACGTTATCCTTGGATTAAAGCAGCAGTAAGCTTGATGGGTTGCCCAAGCTATCAGGAATTTGCTCAATGGAAAATTGATAAAGTGGTGGAGACAGGATTTGTGTTGCCGTTTTCACCTGAGCAAGTGAAAGGTTATATTACAAAGCTTGAACCGTATGATTTAGCGGTTGAAGCGCATCTTTTAGACGAAAGACCACTGCTTTGCTGGCACGGAAAACAGGACAATGAAGTGCCAATTGATCCACTATTAACGTTTGTAAATCAAATTAAAGGCTATTATAAAAATGTACCAGAACATTTGAAAGTAATGGTAGACGATTATGCTGACCATAAAGTATCAAGAGACGGTGTCCTTGCAGCGGTAAATTGGTTTGCCATGCATTTAAAACAAGAAAAGAAGGAGCGATATCATGCAGGAAGCACTCAAGGATAA
- a CDS encoding DsrE family protein → MKNKVVLVSSNRLGNGDEALGEGVLETFFTILKQQDEKPQAIFLMNTGVFTLTEESYVSVHLKEIHEAGVPVYACKTCVDHYQVEEKLISGEISGMGHFIELASKHEVLTIS, encoded by the coding sequence ATGAAAAACAAAGTAGTACTTGTAAGCTCAAACAGGTTGGGAAATGGAGATGAAGCGCTTGGGGAAGGGGTACTTGAAACTTTTTTTACCATCCTAAAGCAACAAGATGAGAAACCACAAGCAATATTTTTAATGAATACAGGCGTTTTCACGTTAACCGAAGAATCTTACGTTTCCGTTCATTTAAAGGAAATTCATGAAGCGGGGGTCCCTGTTTATGCCTGCAAAACGTGTGTAGATCATTATCAGGTTGAAGAAAAGCTTATAAGCGGGGAAATCAGTGGAATGGGACATTTTATAGAACTAGCAAGTAAACATGAGGTGTTGACAATTAGCTAA